A single window of Nicotiana sylvestris chromosome 3, ASM39365v2, whole genome shotgun sequence DNA harbors:
- the LOC104217835 gene encoding uncharacterized protein, which translates to METKENAAAATVQHVTKASSDQLLRKFAEMGSESEDKALAKKELRLAKRRKRIQPTVNGSSTTTTTTTVLGERNSLLPPAGSQRSVALIRRLGIGKAKIRAKDFKNRSFLGTIEKTWRRTVEGASKVFIEKHYNRHKRLISDTY; encoded by the exons ATGGAAACAAAGGAAAATGCTGCTGCTGCTACAGTTCAGCATGTAACAAAAGCATCATCAGATCAGCTTTTAAGGAAGTTTGCAGAGATGGGTTCTGAATCAGAAGATAAAGCTTTAGCTAAGAAGGAACTCAGGTTAGCTAAACGCAGGAAAAGAATACAACCCACTGTCAATGGGAGCagcactactactactactactactgtttTGGGTGAGAGGAATTCCCTTCTACCTCCTGCTGGTTCTCAACGATCCGTGGCGTTGATTCGGCGTTTAGGTATTGGAAAAGCTAAGATTAGAGCTAAGGATTTCAAGAACAGATCCTTTTTGGGTACTATTGAGAAG ACATGGCGCAGAACTGTTGAAGGAGCTTCCAAAGTCTTCATTGAGAAACATTACAACCGGCACAAGCGTCTAATAAGTGATACGTATTAG